A portion of the Streptomyces sp. YPW6 genome contains these proteins:
- a CDS encoding YlxR family protein has translation MSGRTRARACPERTCVGCRERAAKSELLRIVVDEGACAPDPRGTLPGRGAYVHPTSVCLDLAVRRRAFPRAFKAKGPFDTAALTRFVERVTS, from the coding sequence TTGCCCCGAGCGAACCTGTGTGGGATGCCGGGAGCGAGCGGCCAAGAGCGAGCTGCTGCGCATCGTGGTGGACGAGGGCGCCTGCGCCCCTGATCCACGCGGTACGCTGCCCGGCCGGGGTGCTTACGTGCACCCCACCTCTGTCTGTCTCGACCTGGCGGTTCGCCGCCGGGCATTCCCCCGGGCCTTCAAGGCCAAGGGGCCGTTCGACACCGCGGCACTCACGCGGTTCGTCGAACGGGTGACATCGTAA
- the rbfA gene encoding 30S ribosome-binding factor RbfA produces the protein MTDNARARKLADRIQVVVAETLDRRIKDPRLGFVTITDARVTGDLREATVFYTVYGDDEERAASAAALESAKGVLRSEVGRQTGVRFTPTLAFVPDALPDNARTIEDLLDKARARDAEVRQVSTGATYAGEADPYRKPEDEDDEADTPGSTDKNEGPASA, from the coding sequence GTGACCGACAACGCGCGGGCCCGCAAGCTGGCCGATCGCATCCAGGTCGTGGTCGCGGAGACCCTGGACCGGCGAATCAAGGATCCGCGGCTGGGATTCGTGACGATCACGGACGCCCGGGTCACCGGCGACCTGCGGGAGGCCACGGTCTTCTACACGGTCTACGGCGACGACGAGGAGCGCGCGGCCTCCGCGGCCGCGCTGGAGAGCGCCAAGGGCGTGCTGCGCTCCGAGGTCGGCCGGCAGACCGGGGTCCGGTTCACGCCGACCCTGGCCTTCGTGCCGGACGCCCTCCCGGACAACGCCCGCACCATCGAGGATCTCCTCGACAAGGCGCGGGCCAGGGACGCGGAGGTGCGCCAGGTCTCCACCGGAGCGACGTACGCCGGTGAGGCCGACCCGTACCGCAAGCCCGAGGACGAGGACGACGAGGCGGACACCCCCGGCTCGACCGACAAGAACGAGGGCCCCGCCTCCGCATGA
- a CDS encoding ABC transporter ATP-binding protein: MTATTTTTPPNPDPSGSLGLSEPVGEPPLLEVRNLTVTYGGGADAVPAVRGVDLRVEAGQKLGIAGESGCGKSTLALALLRLLPATAKLTGEILLDGEDVLTMRWGRLRAVRWAGASIVFQGAMHSLNAVHRVGDQIAEPILLHNSRATPAAARKRAGELLEQVGLPAARAQAYPHELSGGQRQRVMIAMALACDPRLIVADEPTTALDVMIQAQILRLIEQLVSDQNVGLIMISHDLAVLADTCDRLSVMYAGRVVEEGPARQVYADARHPYGKALSAAFPRIGDLSSRHAPRGLPGDPPDPAALPGGCTFHPRCPVALDVCGTEDQELREAGAEHRAACVLVDEPVSPGPDETRRTT, translated from the coding sequence TTGACCGCCACGACCACGACCACTCCACCGAATCCGGACCCGTCCGGCTCGCTGGGCCTGTCGGAGCCGGTGGGCGAACCCCCGCTCCTGGAGGTCCGGAACCTCACCGTCACCTACGGCGGCGGGGCCGACGCCGTCCCCGCCGTACGAGGGGTCGACCTGCGGGTCGAGGCCGGGCAGAAGCTCGGCATCGCCGGGGAGTCCGGCTGCGGGAAGTCCACCCTGGCCCTGGCCCTGCTCCGCCTCCTGCCCGCGACGGCGAAGCTCACGGGGGAGATCCTGCTGGACGGCGAGGACGTCCTCACCATGCGGTGGGGCCGGCTGCGGGCGGTCCGCTGGGCGGGCGCGTCGATCGTCTTCCAGGGCGCGATGCACTCGCTGAACGCCGTGCACCGGGTCGGGGACCAGATCGCCGAACCGATCCTGCTGCACAACAGCCGGGCCACCCCCGCCGCCGCCCGCAAGCGCGCCGGTGAGCTGCTGGAACAGGTGGGCCTGCCCGCCGCCCGCGCGCAGGCGTATCCGCACGAGCTGTCCGGGGGGCAGCGCCAGCGCGTGATGATCGCGATGGCGCTCGCCTGCGATCCGCGGCTCATCGTGGCGGACGAGCCGACGACCGCGCTGGACGTGATGATCCAGGCGCAGATCCTGCGCCTGATCGAACAGCTGGTGTCCGACCAGAACGTCGGCCTGATCATGATCAGCCATGACCTGGCGGTGCTCGCCGACACCTGCGACCGGCTCTCGGTGATGTACGCGGGCCGGGTCGTGGAGGAGGGCCCGGCGCGGCAGGTGTACGCCGATGCCCGCCACCCGTACGGCAAGGCCCTCTCCGCCGCGTTCCCGAGGATCGGGGACCTGTCGTCCCGGCACGCACCGCGCGGGCTGCCGGGCGACCCGCCGGACCCGGCCGCGCTGCCGGGCGGCTGCACGTTCCACCCGAGGTGCCCGGTGGCGCTGGACGTCTGCGGCACCGAGGACCAGGAGCTGCGGGAGGCCGGGGCGGAGCACCGGGCGGCGTGCGTCCTGGTGGACGAACCGGTCTCCCCGGGGCCCGACGAGACGAGGAGGACGACATGA
- a CDS encoding XdhC/CoxI family protein, whose protein sequence is MRDILPDLRARCADGVPLALATVVAVHGSAPRDPGAVMAVDAAGAVAGSVSGGCVEGDLYEVAREVLAGAGPRVVAYGISDDEAFGVGLTCGGTIEVLVRAYVSAAELADLGALLDLIAADRPVAEATVLSGAAECGARLVVRPSHAGPVTGTLGSAGLDAAVTDDARGLLAQGHTATQWYGAHGERRMQEVAVFVRTYAPPPRMLVFGAIDHAAATARIGAFLGYRVTVCDARPAFATRERFPTADAVVRAWPHTYLESTEVDARTVICVLTHDPKFDVPLLLAALRTPAAYIGVMGSRRTHHDRLARLREAGADEAALARLASPVGLDLGARTPEETAVSIAAEIIQHRWGGTGRPLGELTGAIHHPGGPAGAR, encoded by the coding sequence GTGCGCGACATCCTGCCCGACCTCCGTGCCCGGTGCGCCGACGGCGTCCCCCTCGCCCTGGCGACCGTCGTCGCCGTGCACGGCAGCGCGCCCCGCGACCCCGGCGCGGTCATGGCCGTCGACGCGGCGGGCGCGGTGGCGGGCAGCGTCTCCGGGGGCTGCGTCGAGGGCGATCTGTACGAGGTCGCCCGCGAGGTGCTCGCCGGGGCGGGGCCGCGGGTGGTGGCGTACGGGATCAGCGACGACGAGGCGTTCGGCGTCGGGCTGACGTGCGGGGGCACGATCGAGGTCCTGGTACGCGCCTACGTCTCCGCGGCCGAACTGGCGGATCTCGGCGCCCTGCTCGACCTGATCGCCGCGGACCGGCCGGTGGCCGAGGCGACCGTCCTGTCCGGTGCGGCGGAGTGCGGCGCCCGCCTGGTGGTCCGGCCTTCCCACGCCGGGCCCGTCACCGGCACGCTCGGCTCGGCCGGGCTCGACGCGGCCGTCACCGACGACGCCCGCGGACTGCTGGCCCAGGGCCACACCGCGACCCAGTGGTACGGGGCGCACGGCGAGCGCCGGATGCAGGAGGTGGCCGTCTTCGTCCGGACGTACGCCCCGCCGCCCCGCATGCTCGTCTTCGGCGCGATCGACCACGCGGCCGCCACCGCCCGCATCGGCGCGTTCCTCGGCTACCGGGTCACCGTCTGCGACGCACGCCCCGCCTTCGCCACCCGGGAACGCTTCCCCACGGCGGACGCCGTGGTCCGCGCCTGGCCGCACACCTACCTGGAGTCCACCGAGGTCGACGCCCGCACGGTGATCTGCGTGCTCACCCACGACCCGAAGTTCGACGTCCCCCTGCTCCTCGCGGCCCTGCGCACGCCCGCCGCGTACATCGGGGTGATGGGCAGCCGCCGCACCCACCACGACCGGCTCGCCCGGCTGCGCGAGGCCGGCGCGGACGAGGCCGCCCTGGCCCGCCTCGCCTCACCCGTGGGTCTCGACCTCGGTGCCCGTACGCCGGAGGAGACGGCGGTCTCCATCGCCGCCGAGATCATCCAGCACCGCTGGGGCGGCACGGGACGGCCGCTGGGGGAGCTGACGGGGGCGATCCACCACCCGGGCGGGCCCGCCGGGGCGCGCTGA
- a CDS encoding serine protease, with product MGSGDRSKLVKICDQAGRPRGTGFVADGRGTVVTAHQAVIAPGPLLLHGTGGRTCRVVPDDITALPALGLALLRTGGPDALDAEPLPIAGRDRAEPGGYVDIAAHGRREARVLGTTPATYTAPDGVGHPVPAALDLALGTDGRDALRSGGAAIGGPVTDPATGAVLGILSTALTAPHEAAGLALPIPRGTDDTLDALLRRNAAVAPAYGPHLNLAGALQLTATSVGSADGPEARTEPVERTDVHAELAAFAAGTGLVLGLVGAPGTGRTTELAALAARRADGAAPAPTLWLRGADLLAEDTSLADAAGRTLTRSARIVTAAGARGDMSTATPERVAKLAADAGRPLLVVLDGPEEMPPLLAHRLADWTRGTLGWLREHTARLVVACRPEHWETAGALWPRDVLHLPHRPARRLPPALRLGDLTPEQAESAKEAYGIPSTALAPGHDRHPLTLRLLAEVRAALPPGVPGRPDTEDVFGAHLDLLCVRAAVRIAAAADEQPRGAAVRRLAARVAGQVHEAARRCLGPGQGELDRAAFEEIFPWRTGWASAVLTEGLLVPAGAGYRFAHEELGDWVQGAHLDLDAALRSLVHRWHRGSGAPDRTPQTHASGEPRSLPVPRHRIGPVIQAMVLLGRRQGTAALAHRMADLIEALDRLWTDEGPRDEDAAWWAAHLLGGSLLRVPDARPYLGVLRVLAGRITRRSAAPEGPGDLGAYGEFGPWFWRRLRLPEEDRIDLLRRLVPADGLPRTDGDERYLDAVAHRLALDAPAVQPLLCRWFTDERPLLVGPDAPDVPLRPTVAAAAQALLYARRELDLDGLTDALIATPHTRAGELLAALAEDEPTALCRAVERWARDEDRPARRSAAARYAGLLQQRVTAEGDRALLRSAAGILLERPEDTELHAAARTLLVRDPKSRRRHLPDTLRAFAAGDPRLPVELLAEVFPSHQEAVLAALRARLARPGVGGGPVLRALAGLDTPALALHVAGLVREYIDAHPDDGTHAAEYVDLRLEHGPAARALLLPLVTGLLRDRPAPPPVRAALAAVLAGPGSADSRPLRAELLEVLLEFEQTTGRNPDVLEALLRAAARGAERRAEIRTRALVHRTGMLLVRTPEGAARFDRGLVECARDVPGFAALVIRWLAEAPEEWAAVVGPSARRTVEALETSRPPIPMPMQAAGREHGSLRPA from the coding sequence ATGGGCAGTGGGGACCGGTCGAAGCTGGTGAAGATCTGCGATCAGGCCGGCCGGCCGCGAGGGACGGGATTCGTCGCGGACGGGCGCGGCACGGTCGTCACCGCCCATCAGGCCGTCATCGCCCCGGGCCCGCTCCTCCTGCACGGCACCGGCGGGCGCACCTGCCGTGTCGTCCCCGACGACATCACCGCCCTGCCCGCCCTCGGCCTCGCCCTCCTGCGCACCGGGGGACCCGACGCCCTCGACGCCGAACCGCTGCCCATCGCCGGGCGCGACCGCGCCGAGCCCGGCGGCTACGTGGACATCGCCGCCCACGGACGGCGCGAGGCCCGCGTGCTCGGCACCACCCCCGCCACGTACACCGCACCGGACGGCGTCGGCCACCCGGTCCCCGCGGCCCTGGATCTCGCCCTGGGCACCGACGGGCGCGACGCCCTGCGCTCCGGCGGCGCGGCCATCGGCGGCCCGGTCACCGACCCGGCCACCGGCGCGGTCCTCGGCATCCTCAGCACCGCCCTCACGGCCCCCCACGAGGCCGCCGGCCTGGCCCTCCCGATCCCCCGGGGCACGGACGACACCCTGGACGCCCTGCTCCGGCGCAACGCCGCCGTCGCCCCCGCCTACGGCCCCCACCTCAACCTCGCCGGGGCCCTCCAGCTCACCGCCACCTCCGTCGGCTCCGCGGACGGCCCCGAGGCCCGCACCGAACCGGTCGAGCGCACGGACGTCCACGCCGAGCTGGCCGCCTTCGCCGCCGGTACGGGCCTGGTCCTCGGCCTCGTCGGCGCCCCCGGCACCGGCCGCACCACCGAGCTGGCCGCCCTCGCAGCCCGCCGGGCCGACGGCGCAGCGCCCGCCCCCACGCTCTGGCTGCGCGGCGCGGACCTGCTGGCCGAGGACACCTCGCTCGCCGACGCCGCGGGCCGCACGCTCACCCGCTCCGCCCGGATCGTCACCGCGGCGGGAGCCCGCGGCGACATGAGCACGGCCACCCCCGAGCGCGTCGCCAAGCTCGCCGCCGACGCCGGCCGCCCGCTGCTGGTGGTCCTCGACGGCCCCGAGGAGATGCCTCCGCTGCTCGCCCACCGGCTGGCCGACTGGACGCGCGGCACCCTCGGCTGGCTCCGCGAGCACACGGCCCGGCTCGTCGTCGCCTGCCGCCCCGAGCACTGGGAGACCGCGGGCGCCCTCTGGCCCCGGGACGTGCTGCACCTCCCGCACCGCCCCGCCCGACGGCTGCCGCCCGCCCTGCGGCTCGGCGACCTCACCCCCGAGCAGGCCGAAAGCGCCAAGGAGGCCTACGGCATCCCGTCCACCGCTCTGGCCCCCGGCCACGACCGGCACCCGCTGACCCTGCGGCTCCTCGCCGAGGTCCGCGCCGCGCTGCCGCCCGGTGTGCCGGGCCGTCCCGACACCGAGGACGTCTTCGGCGCCCACCTCGACCTGCTGTGCGTGCGCGCCGCCGTCCGGATCGCGGCCGCCGCCGACGAACAGCCCCGCGGCGCGGCCGTGCGCCGGCTGGCCGCCCGGGTGGCGGGCCAGGTCCACGAGGCGGCCCGCCGCTGTCTGGGCCCGGGCCAGGGCGAGCTGGACCGGGCGGCGTTCGAGGAGATCTTCCCCTGGCGCACCGGCTGGGCCTCCGCCGTGCTCACCGAAGGACTCCTCGTCCCCGCCGGTGCGGGCTACCGCTTCGCCCACGAGGAGCTCGGCGACTGGGTACAGGGCGCCCACCTCGACCTCGACGCGGCCCTGCGCTCCCTCGTGCACCGCTGGCACCGGGGGAGCGGCGCCCCGGACCGCACCCCGCAGACGCACGCCTCCGGTGAACCCCGCAGCCTGCCCGTGCCCCGGCACCGCATCGGGCCGGTGATCCAGGCGATGGTGCTTCTCGGCCGCCGTCAGGGCACCGCCGCCCTCGCGCACCGGATGGCCGACCTCATCGAGGCGCTGGACCGGCTCTGGACCGACGAGGGCCCGCGCGACGAGGACGCCGCCTGGTGGGCGGCCCACCTGCTGGGCGGCAGCCTCCTGCGGGTGCCCGACGCCCGCCCGTACCTCGGTGTCCTGCGGGTCCTCGCCGGGCGCATCACCCGCCGCTCCGCCGCCCCCGAAGGACCCGGGGACCTCGGGGCGTACGGCGAGTTCGGGCCCTGGTTCTGGCGGCGGCTCCGGCTGCCCGAGGAGGACCGGATCGACCTGCTGCGCCGCCTGGTGCCCGCCGACGGGCTGCCCCGCACCGACGGCGACGAACGCTATCTGGACGCGGTCGCCCACCGCCTGGCCCTCGACGCACCGGCCGTCCAGCCGCTGCTGTGCCGCTGGTTCACCGACGAACGCCCGCTGCTCGTGGGCCCCGACGCGCCGGACGTACCCCTGCGCCCCACCGTCGCCGCCGCCGCGCAGGCCCTGCTGTACGCCCGCCGCGAGCTGGACCTCGACGGACTCACCGACGCGCTGATCGCCACCCCGCACACCCGCGCCGGGGAGCTGCTCGCAGCCCTCGCGGAGGACGAGCCCACCGCGCTCTGCCGCGCCGTCGAGCGCTGGGCCCGCGACGAGGACCGCCCGGCCCGCCGCTCCGCCGCCGCCCGCTACGCCGGGCTCCTCCAGCAGCGGGTCACCGCCGAGGGCGACCGGGCCCTGCTGCGCTCCGCCGCCGGGATCCTGCTGGAGCGTCCCGAGGACACCGAGCTGCACGCCGCCGCCCGCACCCTGCTCGTCCGCGACCCGAAGTCCAGACGCCGCCACCTCCCCGACACCCTGCGCGCGTTCGCCGCCGGAGACCCCCGGCTGCCCGTCGAACTGCTCGCCGAGGTGTTCCCCTCCCACCAGGAGGCGGTCCTCGCCGCCCTCCGCGCCCGCCTCGCCCGCCCCGGCGTCGGCGGGGGACCGGTGCTGCGGGCCCTGGCCGGCCTCGACACGCCCGCGCTCGCGCTGCACGTCGCCGGACTCGTACGGGAGTACATCGACGCCCACCCCGACGACGGCACGCATGCCGCCGAGTACGTCGACCTCCGCCTGGAGCACGGCCCCGCCGCCCGCGCCCTCCTGCTGCCCCTGGTCACCGGGCTGCTCCGGGACCGCCCCGCACCGCCCCCGGTCCGCGCCGCGCTCGCCGCGGTCCTCGCCGGGCCCGGCAGCGCGGACTCCCGGCCGCTGCGGGCCGAGTTGCTGGAGGTCCTGCTGGAGTTCGAGCAGACCACCGGCCGGAACCCGGACGTGCTGGAAGCCCTGCTCCGGGCCGCCGCCCGGGGTGCCGAGCGCCGCGCCGAGATCCGGACCCGCGCCCTCGTCCACCGCACCGGCATGCTGCTGGTCCGCACCCCCGAAGGCGCCGCCCGCTTCGACCGGGGCCTGGTCGAGTGCGCCCGCGACGTGCCCGGCTTCGCGGCCCTCGTCATCCGCTGGCTGGCCGAGGCCCCCGAGGAGTGGGCGGCCGTCGTGGGCCCGAGCGCCCGGCGCACGGTGGAGGCGTTGGAGACATCACGTCCGCCGATCCCGATGCCGATGCAGGCGGCGGGACGTGAGCATGGCAGTCTTAGACCTGCGTAA
- a CDS encoding bifunctional riboflavin kinase/FAD synthetase → MQRWRGLEDIPQDWGRSVVTIGSYDGVHRGHQLIIGRAVERARELGIPSVVVTFDPHPSEVVRPGSHPPLLAPHHRRAELMAKLGVDAVLVLPFTAEFSKLSPADFIAKVLVDRLHAKAVIEGPNFRFGHRAAGNVALLTELGATYDYTVEVIDLYVTGDAGGGQPFSSTLTRRLIAEGDVAGAAEILGRPHRVEGIVVRGAQRGRELGFPTANVETLPHTAIPADGVYAGWLEVDGESMPAAISVGTNPQFDGTERTVEAYAIDRVGLDLYGLHVAVDFLAYVRGMLKFDSIDELLVAMAADVKRCSELTAAYDRTP, encoded by the coding sequence GTGCAGCGCTGGCGTGGCTTGGAGGACATCCCCCAGGACTGGGGACGCAGCGTCGTCACCATCGGCTCCTACGACGGCGTGCACCGCGGACACCAGCTGATCATCGGCCGGGCCGTCGAGCGCGCCCGTGAGCTGGGCATCCCGTCGGTCGTCGTCACCTTCGACCCGCACCCCAGCGAGGTCGTCCGCCCCGGCAGCCACCCGCCGCTGCTCGCCCCGCACCACCGCCGCGCGGAGCTGATGGCGAAGCTGGGCGTGGACGCGGTGCTGGTCCTGCCGTTCACCGCGGAGTTCTCGAAGCTGTCGCCCGCCGACTTCATCGCGAAGGTCCTCGTCGACCGCCTGCACGCCAAGGCCGTCATCGAGGGCCCCAACTTCCGCTTCGGCCACCGGGCCGCGGGCAACGTCGCGCTGCTCACCGAGCTGGGCGCCACCTACGACTACACCGTCGAGGTCATCGACCTCTACGTCACCGGCGACGCGGGGGGCGGGCAGCCGTTCTCCTCCACGCTCACCCGCCGCCTGATCGCCGAGGGCGACGTCGCCGGGGCCGCCGAGATCCTCGGCCGCCCGCACCGGGTCGAGGGCATCGTGGTGCGCGGCGCGCAGCGCGGCCGGGAGCTGGGCTTCCCGACGGCCAACGTCGAGACCCTGCCGCACACCGCGATCCCCGCCGACGGCGTGTACGCCGGCTGGCTGGAGGTGGACGGCGAGTCGATGCCCGCCGCGATCTCGGTCGGGACGAACCCGCAGTTCGACGGCACCGAGCGGACGGTGGAGGCGTACGCCATCGACCGCGTCGGCCTCGATCTCTACGGGCTGCACGTCGCCGTCGACTTCCTCGCCTACGTCCGCGGCATGCTGAAGTTCGACTCGATCGACGAGCTGCTGGTCGCCATGGCCGCCGATGTGAAGCGCTGCAGCGAGCTGACCGCCGCGTACGATCGCACCCCCTGA
- a CDS encoding DUF503 domain-containing protein: MYVGTLSFDLLLGDVRSLKEKRSVVRPIVAELQRKFAVSAAETGGQNLHRRAEIGLAVVSGDTGHLTDVLDRCERLVAGRPEVELLSVRRRLHSDED, from the coding sequence ATGTATGTGGGGACCCTGTCCTTCGATCTGCTCCTCGGCGACGTACGGTCGTTGAAGGAGAAGCGTTCCGTCGTCCGCCCGATCGTCGCCGAACTCCAACGCAAGTTCGCGGTGAGCGCGGCCGAGACCGGCGGGCAGAATCTCCACCGCAGGGCCGAGATCGGCCTTGCCGTGGTCTCCGGTGACACCGGACACCTCACGGACGTGCTGGACCGCTGCGAGCGGCTGGTCGCGGGACGCCCCGAGGTGGAGCTGCTGTCGGTCAGACGGCGGCTGCACAGTGACGAAGACTGA
- the truB gene encoding tRNA pseudouridine(55) synthase TruB — MTEQTTTPHDDSGSEVTSDKGGGGRREDGLVIVDKPSGFTSHDVVAKMRGIARTRRVGHAGTLDPMATGVLVLGVQRATKLLGHLALTEKEYLGTIRLGQDTVTDDAEGEITSSTDASRVTREGIDAGVAALTGAIMQVPSKVSAIKIDGKRSYARVRGGEEFEIPARPVTVSSFRVYDVREAVAEDGTPVLDLVVSVVCSSGTYIRALARDLGAGLGVGGHLTALRRTRVGPYGLDAARTLDQHQEELTVMPVAEAANAAFPRWDVDEKRARLLLNGVRLDMPAHPPGPVAVFGPDGAFLVLVEEEKGKAKSLAVFA; from the coding sequence ATGACCGAGCAGACCACCACTCCGCATGATGACAGTGGGAGCGAAGTGACCTCGGACAAGGGCGGTGGCGGGCGACGGGAGGACGGACTTGTCATCGTCGACAAGCCGTCCGGCTTCACTTCGCACGACGTCGTCGCCAAGATGCGCGGCATCGCCCGTACGCGACGCGTCGGCCACGCCGGCACGCTGGACCCGATGGCCACCGGAGTCCTGGTGCTCGGGGTCCAGCGGGCCACCAAGCTCCTGGGCCACCTCGCCCTGACCGAGAAGGAGTATCTCGGCACGATCCGGCTCGGCCAGGACACGGTCACCGACGACGCCGAGGGCGAGATCACCTCGTCGACCGACGCCTCCCGGGTGACCCGGGAGGGCATCGACGCCGGGGTGGCCGCGCTGACCGGCGCGATCATGCAGGTACCGTCCAAGGTCAGCGCCATCAAGATCGACGGCAAGCGGTCCTACGCGCGGGTGCGCGGCGGCGAGGAGTTCGAGATCCCGGCACGCCCGGTGACCGTGTCCTCCTTCCGCGTCTACGACGTCCGCGAGGCGGTCGCCGAGGACGGCACCCCCGTCCTCGACCTGGTCGTCTCCGTCGTCTGCTCCTCGGGGACGTACATCCGGGCGCTGGCCCGCGACCTCGGCGCCGGGCTCGGCGTGGGCGGCCATCTGACCGCGCTGCGCCGTACCCGGGTCGGCCCCTACGGCCTGGACGCGGCCCGCACCCTGGACCAGCACCAGGAGGAGCTGACCGTGATGCCGGTCGCCGAAGCGGCGAACGCGGCCTTCCCCCGCTGGGACGTCGACGAGAAGCGCGCCAGGCTGCTGCTCAACGGCGTACGGCTGGACATGCCGGCCCACCCGCCGGGGCCGGTCGCGGTCTTCGGGCCCGACGGCGCGTTCCTCGTGCTCGTCGAGGAGGAGAAGGGCAAGGCCAAGAGCCTCGCCGTCTTCGCCTGA
- a CDS encoding ABC transporter ATP-binding protein — MSTAPPAGAAPPADDAPAGSAPLLSAERLEVAFPGRRGAATARAVDGVDLDIRPGEIVALVGESGCGKTTLARSLLGLVPPTSGRVTFGGAPLDYAGRALKAYRKRVQLVLQDPSGSLNPRHTVYDAVAEGLRIHGYAGDERAAVSGALSRAGLRPPERFFLRFPHELSGGQRQRVVIAGALVLEPELIVADEPVASLDASVRGEILALLLRLRDELGLSALVVTHDLGLAWNIADRVAVMYLGRIVETGPVERLLTAPQHPYTRALLSVLPEAEGEPVVLAGEPPDPSKVPAGCRFHVRCQILASGEAERAGVADACRTVDLPVLNGGGEAQVACHWAAARTAGDGGGSAGVPVA; from the coding sequence ATGAGCACCGCCCCTCCGGCCGGCGCCGCTCCCCCGGCGGACGACGCACCGGCCGGCTCCGCGCCCCTCCTCAGCGCCGAGAGACTGGAGGTCGCGTTCCCCGGCCGGCGCGGGGCCGCCACCGCCCGGGCCGTCGACGGGGTCGACCTGGACATCCGGCCCGGCGAGATCGTCGCGCTGGTCGGCGAGTCGGGCTGCGGCAAGACGACGCTGGCCCGTTCCCTGCTCGGCCTCGTCCCGCCGACCTCGGGGCGGGTGACCTTCGGCGGCGCCCCGCTCGACTACGCGGGCCGGGCGCTGAAGGCGTACCGCAAACGCGTGCAGCTGGTCCTCCAGGACCCCAGCGGCTCGCTCAACCCCCGGCACACGGTGTACGACGCGGTGGCCGAGGGGCTGCGCATCCACGGGTACGCGGGCGATGAGCGGGCGGCCGTCTCGGGCGCCCTCTCCCGGGCCGGTCTGCGCCCCCCGGAGCGGTTCTTCCTGCGCTTCCCGCACGAGCTGTCGGGCGGTCAGCGCCAGCGGGTCGTGATCGCGGGGGCGCTGGTGCTGGAGCCGGAGCTGATCGTGGCCGACGAACCGGTGGCCTCGCTGGACGCGTCGGTACGGGGCGAGATCCTGGCACTCCTGCTGCGCCTGCGGGACGAGCTGGGGCTCTCGGCGCTGGTGGTGACCCATGACCTGGGGCTCGCGTGGAACATCGCGGACCGGGTGGCGGTGATGTATCTGGGCCGGATCGTCGAGACGGGCCCGGTCGAGCGCCTGCTCACGGCCCCCCAGCACCCGTACACCCGGGCCCTGCTGTCCGTCCTCCCGGAGGCGGAGGGCGAACCGGTGGTGCTGGCGGGCGAGCCGCCGGACCCCTCCAAGGTCCCCGCCGGATGCCGGTTCCACGTCCGCTGCCAGATCCTGGCCTCGGGCGAGGCGGAGCGGGCGGGGGTGGCGGATGCCTGCCGCACGGTGGACCTGCCGGTGCTGAACGGAGGCGGGGAGGCCCAGGTGGCCTGCCACTGGGCGGCGGCACGGACCGCGGGGGACGGGGGCGGATCCGCCGGGGTACCGGTGGCCTGA